The nucleotide window GCGCATTATTATGGTTTTAATGATCAGTAGGGCACAGGATGTAACAAAGATGAATAACAACACAAGCAGCATTTTGCCATTCCCAAGACAAGAAGAAAGGGCACAGGAAAAGAAATCAGGAAACCAAAAACCGATATTCTCTACCACAGGTAGAGTCTTCTAAGGAAGAAACAATATGTCACCTTGGCATTAGGCTCATGAGACGAGTCGAGTTCTCCACATTTGAAACATTGGTGTTGTTCATATCTACAGTTTTCGCATATGAACTTATTCATTTCCTGTAAATATGTAAAAATGACAGTAATTAATATGTGACAACAAAATGAAGTGATAAAGCTGAAGTATCAGTCAGTAAAAACTTCAGAAAGCCACCTTTACTTGTACAGCAGTGTAACCAAGTGTTACACATTTAGACTTTCTGCCAGCTTCTATTGTAGGATGGAAGGCTCTCTTGCATCGACCTTTACAGCTGCATCAAAGCATTGTGTTAAGCGTCAGGTGGAGTTACGAGATTTATGTCAGCTAAAATACCATGATAATTCGACATAATAGATTATGTAGGTCACTTCACACAAAATGAATTATCCATGAAATGGTGGATGGTAACAAGGTAACATCAAATGGTATGAGGATCAACCCCTTGACAAGTTTACACATTCTTCTCCAACATTAGAAACAGAAAACATAAAAGAACAGATAGGGAGGGCGAAGAAACCTGCtcaatactccctccgttccaaattacttgtcgcggatatggatgtatctagatgcattttagttctagatacatccatttctgcgacgagtaatttggaacggagggagtacattctTAAGATAAGAAGAAGCAACAAGAGACTTAGGTTTAAGAAGCAACAAAAAGCATGAACACACAGGAAATAATTAGCTACAGAAAGCATAATGCACCAGATTAAATTATAATAAAGTTTGAACACACATAACCTACACCAGATGCAAAGTCTTCAGAAAAACATAGCGCCAAAGTTTGCTGTTCTTGAGATCATTAGGatccaaagaaacaaagaagggCTCAGAACGAGAGCAAATATAGTACAGATTAGTATTATCGTACCAACAAACATGAAGGTATAATCTAAACTAACTATCAAACATATGCTTGCAAGGATAGCTTCAATAACGACTCGCACAAATGCATGTTAAATAGGACACTACAACACTATTAGAATAACTATAATGATGTCAAGTGAGATATGGAGCATATGCTAACCCACAATGTTGTGAGAGGCATTAAAAAGATATCTCGTAAGTATAAAAAAACACATATATACCTAAGTAATTCTCCTCCTTCGTCACATATTGCACATATTGGCTCAGTACCATCACCATCATCGCCGATTATGTTACCATCACTATCTGTATCGCAATTGCCTTTACCCCCACTTGCAAGAGGCTCAGCAACAACAATGAATGACTCCTTGGTGCTCAGACTCCTTAATATGCACTAATTTTCATATGAAAAGTAACAACATTTAGACAAGACATGAGAAATTTCGAAACACCATGTAAACAATGGTGTGATAATAAAGCTTAAGAAGGTTTGAAATAATGTGTATTTAGCCTGCATGCCAAAAACACTACGTATCCAAAGAAAGCTCCAAACTATGAACTTAGATACCTCAAAGTATTTCCCAGAAGTGTCATTGATAAAGCTTTGCAGAACCTGTATGtgcagaaaggaaaaaaaatcatgtaTCAATTGAAGCATAGTGGAATTTTGTAAATGGGAATGCAGACACGGCAAGCAGCATACAAATGGACACTAAAACAAACGGCAATGCATAGCCCATACCTGTATATGAAAGGATGTTGCAATACTACTTTTTCATTAAAGCTAACTGTTTCAATGACTAGTGCTGTGCAGTTCCACTTTGGTTGTGTCAGTCAACGTGACGGCAACAATTTGTAACACGCCAGCCCAACAGGTACAGTCAGATTTGTTTCAAAAGGTCAGTTTAACTCCTAGCTGTTGGATCAATTCTGTAACAACCTGATCAAGTTGACAGCTCTAGACATTGGTAAAGTCAAACCTTCCAGTCATTGACTATAAATATCTTCAGAAACATTTGGCTTATGCACTAGACAATCATATGCATAAATTTGTCTCAGAAACCACTCCACAATATTAACTGTATTAGATCTTATAGTATGTTAAGATACAAATTACTGATAAGATTTATATTTTGGATATTGTGTCAATGTTCAAACAGACAACTGTTACGGAAAAGGGGGGAGTATAACCTAGCTACCCACCATAGAGCCTCAGCATCGCCACTATGAGAGAAGATGATTATCTATAGAGCACATATAGGGCAGGCAGCAATTTTGTTTTAAAAAACGAGCGGATTTCTAGCACTTGGTTCAATTCCTCCATCATCTGAATAGTGTTGGCAAGCAACGTGCCTGCTCTTGCATTGATAGCACTAACCGAAAAAGGAGGGATATTGTGATAATAGCAGCCTGGCACCGTCAACCTCTCCCTCAGGCATCAACAGCTCTAGCCGGTGCCGACATTGACTGCCTAGCGGCTAACGTACCAAAACGTAACTTGATATAGTCCGCATCATCACAAAAACAACCTCCGACATTCAATGCCCTCCTCTGAACTCGCTGCTAGACCGAACTTTAAACACCAACTGTTACCGAAATTGGTATTGCTAAAATCACTTCTCTATTCCTCTGAAGAAGATATACACATGCAGCTACATGGGCCCAATGGGCTCTCTTGTACTGTTATACAGAAACAAGATATACATCTAAGTTATACACATGGGTTAGAAACATAGTTTGAGAACATTAAGTCTATGTTGTTCTCCAGTCTGAGCCTTGGTGAAGAAATCTGGCATTTGAAGCTCCGATAGAACATACTGGAGAAGAATAGTTGACTATTGGCAGTGAGAACACATGAACAATGCATCCACGCCAATGTGCTTGGTTAGCTGATGCTTAACTGGATCATTGGCAATCTGAATAGCAGCGGTGCCGTTACAAAGGAGCGAGGTGGGTGCATCACATCTATGAAGCACCGATACGTCAAAAACTGGTGTGTCCCCGTACGGGACGGCGCCAATACACATTATACGGCACCGATACGAGTATCTCAGTGATAACGTGATTTCCGatttaaaaagaaaataaaataaatccGATACGCCGTCAACACGTCAGAGATACAGAATGACGGGAGCACAGCCCGAGCCCAGTAGAAGCCCACTCCTAACACTACACAGGTACCCACCGGTCCTCATCTCCTCGATCGAAAGACCAGCGACTCGATCTAGTCCCGCGACGAGGTCCTGTGCACGCGCCGCCGCGGCTGCCTGGAGTCGCCACCAACGCTAGCCATGTTTTTTCATACAGTTCCTGAGTTGCTGCTGACCAATGCTCGTAAGAAAAGGTTGCTGCTAACCTGTAGTTGTTGCTGGCGCTAGAGAGTTAAAGGCATGCTTGCTGAGTGTTATGTGCCAAATTGAAAAAAATGCTAATACTATCATATGACGTATTTTGCATGCACCACGAAGATTGAGGATATTGATGATCATTTCCGACTTAAAAGAGGCATGGAGACAACCAGTGGGGCAGTATTATGATCCCATCCCATGCAGTCAATTAGTATTTTTGTCTTTATTGCATGTTATTTTATTAATTATTTATATATACTCGCAGTATCGTCGTATTGTTGTTCCCAGAAATTGTCGTATCCTGTATCCCCATACCCATATCCACGTATCAGTGTCACTGTATGGGTGCTTCATAGCATTACATGACACACCAAGATCAGCAAGGAGCCAACGAAGCCAAACAATCTCTGATGTGGTAGTGTCTAGGGATCAAAGTTCAGCCTCAGCAGTGGAATGGGAAACTGCAGTCTgtttgcaatgagagaagtgccaAGAAAGAGACAGTAGCCGGTGACATTGCAACGATCAACAGGATCACTCGCCCAAGTGGAGTCAGAGTAGGCATGAAGCTGGAGCTGATTGGAGCAAGCATAGAACAACTGACAAGAAGATTGGAGCTGATTGGAGCAAGCATAGAACAACTGACAAGAAGATGTCCCCCTCAAGTATCAAAGCACATGAAGTGACTAATGAATTGAGGTAGGAGCACTGACAAACTGACCCAAAATGTGGACAGCGTGTACAATGTCAGGTCTTGTCACAGTGAGATAGCCAAGACTGCCCACAAGATGACGATAGTGAGAAGGATCCTCAAGGCGAATTTCATCACTAGGACGCAACTGCAAGTGGAGCTCCATTGGGGTAGGAGCAGTGCGCGTATCAGAAAGAGCTGAGCGGGAAACCAAATCTTGAGTGTAGCGATGCTGAGAGAAATAGTAACCCTCCTCAGTATGGCCAACATCTTGCATTGCTCGCTAAGTTTTTTCTTGACAAAGGCTTGTATTTCTGACCATCCCTGAGTTTGAAGGGGGATGTTTAAGAGTATAATTCAGATGATACCAGCTGCAGCACGATGACTAGAAAGCAGACAGCAACAAATTGCTGCGGCGGCAGAGCTCAGCCTGGACTCGCGTGGCTGGGGTGACGGATGATGGCAGCGGCGACGCCCAAGTCTGACCTGGAATAGCGCAGCTGGGACGGCGGAGGATGGCGTTGCTGCACACTCTGACTCACCCGAGTCAGACCTGGACTCGCACGAACGCGATGGGGACGGCTGCCAGCAACTCGCCGGCGACCGCGACGTACGGGAACCTAGGTCTACGGTGGAGATGGCATAGCTCTGTTACCATGTTAACAAAACTGGAATTGGCAAAATCACTTCTTCTCTATTCCTTTGAAGAAGATATACATGCAGCTACATGGGCCCAATGGGCTTTCTTCTACTGTTCTACAGAAACAAGATATACACCTAAGTGTAGCTTTCTTCTACTGTTCTACAGAAACATCAACAACTTAAATCATCACACAACTCACTAGAGCCGAGAACCTCAGGAGCCAGAAACACAAGCGGGAACGGAGCATGAGGCAAAATTGACAATTAGAATGTGACTATCTTTCCAAAGAGTACATCCAGTTGTTTATAGAAAAATGTCTTTTTTATTGCTGACCATTGAATCAGCAACAACGGCTCAAGAGGACTTAGAACTTAGCTTGACAAATATTTTAAACATACAAAAATAGTAAGTCCAAGTAATACTAGCTTGCCAAAGTTCGAGTAGTTTAGAGCTCAGCTCGACAAAGTGTGGTGTCAAAAAAAGGAATCATATGAAAATAGAGCGAGCTCAACAGAGTTTACAAACTGAACAACTACATTCGATACAGGAAAGTTTGATATCCACACCTTTGACCTCATTAAAGCAGGATCCCTCTCTGCACATCGCTTGATTATGTGATGGTGTTTCCCTAAAGCATTCTCCATCTCTTCCGTTTCAAATTTACTACAAATGAGCATCCAAAATGCAAAACTTATGAGCCCATAGCTAGCGTTAGCCAAGAAAAAAATTTATGTGGACAAAATACCTGAATACTTCACGAAGGTGAACAGAAAGACTTATCATCGGTTTTCTGGGTTGCCTTTTGACAAAGTGGAGCATTTGAACTGTCGTTAATGCTGATCGAGCAAACTTCCAATAGATTTTCCGTGGTTTCAATAGATCCAATTCTATCCAATAGCCCTCACTTGAAAGCACTGAGATCTTTGGCTGCTCACGGTTAAGTGCTACTGTCCAAGCTACAACCTGCTTGTATACTGCAGGGGCGCCATCTGTGGAATATCGACGCAAGTAGATACCCTTCCCGGAGACTTTATCATTTTCATCAAACTTAAGGGGCAAGGTGCTGAAACAAACAAACTCGTTCTTGGCTTTCACAAAATAGTAGTTGTCAACGACCTTCAGTTGTGGctccgcatcatcatcatcgtcaaaAATTGTCATTGCAAGATTCTAGCAGAGACAAATCTGAGTCTCACTGGAGTCACTGGAAACACAGAAGTAAATCAATGATAAGTCACAAATTAACCTTAGAACATAATACCAATGCAAAGCAAACCACAAACCAGAAAAGGAAGGAAACCATCTTTTTATTAAAACGGTAAGGAGTGAGGACAGATCTGAGTATAGTAGAAAATGAATGATCAACTCTTGGGCCATATGAATGCTGGGGAACTGTGGAAACCAGTAAGGGATTGTTTGGTGTTCAGGGGAAAGGGCAGGACCCTAGCAAATCCATCACTCCACCCCACCTCGTGCCACCGCTCTTGTTGCGTCCGCAGCTGCCCTCCATGGCTCCATGCCATCCCGTTTCGCTGAGACGCAGAAGAATACGCTGACATTGACGAGCAGTTGACCACATGGCCGCTGACGCAGTTGACCACATTGATGAACAGTTGACCACATGGCGCGATCCATTCCTAGTGAATCAAGCTGAGCGAACCCGCTGAAGCTGTCCGTCTCATCAACGGGGATCGGCGAGCACAAGCACACACTCATGGTGATTGGCTCCGACACAGCAAGAATAATGAGATGGACGAGCTCTGGCATCATCGTGGAGAAACTAATATTTATGGTATTGGCAGGCAACAGGCGGCAACATCAATCTGCTCGCCGAAGATGAAGCTCCATTGTCGATTGCGTGACCAATCAGCACAGGCAGTCAAGACGAGTCCCTGTTTTGCTTTTCTCTTTTGTTTAGGGAAATCACAAACTACCGAAGGGGTAATCCCTTTAACCCCACTCCGAGAAGCGCCAGCATTCATATGGTCCAAGAGTTGATTATTCACATGGTAATCCCTTGGCCGGAGAAAGAGCATGGCAGTTTCTTTTTCCTGACGCATCAGAATCCAGGGGGTTTTCCCCTCCAGTTAGGATCCAGATCCTCTAACAAAGGGAGGGAAGCTACAGTACCCCCTGACTTCCCTTCGCTTGATTTTCCTAAACTGCAATCTAATACGATGATTTATGAACAGCAGTTATCTACAGGGATCTATGAACAGTAATAAATATACAGTGAATCTTGTTCCTCTGACTTCCCTTCGCTTGATTTTCCTAAACTGCAATCTAATACGATGATTTATGAACAGCAGTTATCCACAGGGATCCTGTTCCTCTGACTTCCCTTCCCCGTTTTACACAGAGGGGGCACTGCCTCCTCCAAGTCAGAGGATCCAGTCATCCTGAACTGTGAAGTCAGGAAATTCTGTTCTAAACTTTATACGAGAGATGAGACGAACCGTAAGCCCCTTAGCGGTTACTAAAAAATCCATTCACATCTAGTAATATTTTGCAAGATAAAAAATAGCAGAAAGTGCGAGAACAGGCCCTAGGAATCCCAGAACACGTTTCGAGAAGAAATATCCAGACTTCGCAAGATGATCCCGCCAAGATAAGCGTCTTCTTCGAAGAAAACCATCAAAAATTAGAACAGATCTGACTAATAACACGCTTGGACAGAAGGCAGCCGCTAACAACCAAAATCGCCGCAGTTTGACTTCGCAAAGACCCCAAGAAACGACCAAGACCGCAAAAAAACGACCAAGAACAGTGCTCGAGAAGGTGGTACTGGTACAGATCAGGAGGAACCGCCACCCACATTGGTCGCCAAGAACTAAAATCGCCGCATTTGACTTCGCTTAGACGCTAAGAAACGACCCCCGGAAAAGAAACGGCCACGAACTCCGGGAAAAAAAGCGACCAAGAACAGTGGTACTGGAATAGATCGAGAGAAACAGCCCGGCGGATGAATCGAGATGAACCGGATCGTACCCACAAGCTACAGGGAGGCCTCCCCTTCTGGATTCCGAGCGCAGAGCACGTAGCGCAGAAGGAGGTGGGGAGGAACCGCAGCCGACGACACTGGGGGGCGGGATATGGTGGGGAAGGGTGCGAGCATAGCGCAAAGGATCCAACAGAAACCGCATGCAGGACGCGTGGCTGCACGGGACTTATCTCTCCGTCTGGGGCGTTCAGTCGCCTGGCTGACATGTAGACCAGCCTGTTGGCGGACCTACATATCAGTCGCTCCGAAGCTATGTGACTTTAGTTAGGAAAAAATTCATTCATTAGCCCGGGACTCTCGCACGCTGCAGCGGGGCTATACGAACGGTCACATCACGCAATAAAGGCATGTGCATGTTTTTATACAATTTGGACTTTTGCAAAAGCTAGTATCGTTGGTTGTAATGGGAGTAtatatatactactccctccgtccgaaaaaacTTGTCATCAAAATATACAAAAAGGggtgtatctagaactaaaatacatctagatacgtcccattttattcattttgatgacaagtattttcggacggagggagtacatatcaTGCGTATAATACTGATACTACATCATTAATGCAAGGGTTCCTGAATATAAATCTTTTAAAAGATTCTACAATATGAACtgcatacgaagcaaaatgaatgaatATACATTCTAAActacgtctatatacatccatacaTAGTCCATATTAAAATTTTTAAAAGAACTTATATTTAGAAATGAGGGAGTATATTAGTATATGTAGTATtttatttattgtcatgcatgatATATACTCTAAAGTTATGATATAAAGTAATAACgtagcatttattatgatacggtatcatgatatgatactcaaccttttcttttttcatttaattttatgacacctcatcaaaattgcctatggcatgcatgatactaactATAATACTTCCATTACAACTAGTCATATACGTATAGTTGGGGGGGGGTTTGTCGTCAAACTTATTTATGACAAACTTTACAAATATTGCATTTTTCTTAAAATGATGAAAGGGCATCCTTCCGCATCTATCCGCGAACGGGGGCAGTCCGTGGACACAAATGTGGGAGGCCGCTTCAACGTTGTTCACATACATTTCAACCCGCATTTGAACTAACTGCAAGAAACTCATGCAAACCGGCCGATATTCATTAAAGTTCTGATAGAACAAATCAACCATACATCTCAATTCTTGATTTGTGCCGGAATAGGAGGCTTCCCAAATCGATCTGAATGCTGACCGTCCGATCTGTGGGTCCAAGCTGACGCATCGTGATCCTGTCCGTTCGTTAGCTCCAGTTATGATTTGGTGTGGTGCTCCTCCCGTTCGCCCCTCTCGTTTACAGGTGGGACCAGAAGCGCCAACATGGGTGCCTCTCCTCTCGCTGGGTGCATGTTTGGGTTTGGGTGGGTGCGGGCGCTTCACGCGTCGGGGGGGGGGGAGACGCGGTGTCGTGCTCCTCCCGTTCGCCCCTCTCGTTTACAGGTGGGACCAGAAGCGCCAACGTGGGTGGCTCTCCTCTCTCTGGGTGCCTGTTTGGGTGTGGGTGGGTGCGGGCGCTTCACGCGTCGGGGGGAGGGAGCCGCGGGGGGGGGGCTCGTCGACGTGCTCGGCCGTCGTTCGTCGGCAGGTACGGGGTGTGCCCCGCCGGTCGAGTTGGCCGTTTGTGATTCGTTCGAGCGGTTCGGCACTGTTCGGCGGCGTGGGGCGTGGTGGGTGGGTCGTCTCCCTTATCCCGCGTCGTCGCCTGCCTCTTCTCCTCCTGTCCTCGTTTTGTTTCGTTTCGACTCGGTGCTCACTCCTCTCCGTGCTCCTACGATCTGGTCTGCGAGTCGTCGCTAGGGTTGGTCGCCGACGGGCTCCGATGGTGGCGCGCTGCTGTGATGCCGGTTAAGGTGGTTCTCCTCTCGGTTATCTCCTCTTTTCTCTGCTCGATCTATCGTGTGTGACCAGTTTTGGATCTAGGGTGTGTGTTGGTTGCAGATTCGCTGTTCTCCTCTTCGCTGGGCCTGGATCCGTTGCACCGTTCTTCGATCTGTGGGTAAATTTTGTTTTTGTCCCGACCCATGTGGTCTTCTTCAGCCAAGATGGGCTTTTGACGTTTCTGGCGGCTGCTATGTTCTTTGCAGTTGCTCCTGCTTGGTCAGCGAACCTGCTCGTCCTCGCGTGCGTGCTGGTCTTCGCGTCTTGCTCCAAGGATCTGCAGGTCCATTGCACTTTCCCTTTCTCTTTGTTGATAGGCCTTTTTGTGTCTTGTTTGACTCGTGTGCACATGTGTGCGTGTGCTGGTTGGCTCGTTGTGGTATGCCTGTCGGTCGGGTGTGTTCGTGTGCTGTTTTGCTTGTTGTGGTATGCCTGGCGTTAGGGTAGGTGTGCACGGTGACAGATCATGGTATTCTTGTGCTGTTGTGGCGAACCAGCGCATGTCCTTGTCTCTGAGTGGATTTTAGTTGTTCTTGCTTTTGTCTTGTTTGCCTGGTGATAGGTGACAGGTGTGTGTGTCTTTTACAGCTTTTTTGGATTTGCTACTCTGGATAGGTTCCTGGTGAATGGATGTTTGTTTTTACCACTCCATTAGGTGCTTGGCTTTGTCTGGGTTCATAGGATTTGTTTGTTGGTGGTTTTCTACCAACTTTTGTTTCCTTTCAAATTTTGTCAGGTACCTGCCCTTTTACTTATCAAGGGGTTGGGGGAAGATCTGCTTTAGATTTACTTATCTTTAGCTTTGCTGGGTCCCTTGGTTAGTTTCTCTGTATGGGATTTTTGTTTGTTTCATGTCCATGGATTTGGCCACGTCTAGCTAGATAACTAAAGAGTTTGTTGTTTTGTATGTGGGGTTGTGTTCAGGAAGCCATGGATGCATGTTGGCATTTGCCTTTTGGGTTTGTCTAGGCATAGGTTCATGCTGGCATGTGCCTTTTGGGTTTGTCTGCTGCAATGTGTCCCATGTGGATCAACCTGCTGTGTCTGGATTC belongs to Triticum urartu cultivar G1812 chromosome 7, Tu2.1, whole genome shotgun sequence and includes:
- the LOC125519770 gene encoding protein ENHANCED DOWNY MILDEW 2-like isoform X10, with product MTIFDDDDDAEPQLKVVDNYYFVKAKNEFVCFSTLPLKFDENDKVSGKGIYLRRYSTDGAPAVYKQVVAWTVALNREQPKISVLSSEGYWIELDLLKPRKIYWKFARSALTTVQMLHFVKRQPRKPMISLSVHLREVFSKFETEEMENALGKHHHIIKRCAERDPALMRSKVLQSFINDTSGKYFECILRSLSTKESFIVVAEPLASGGKGNCDTDSDGNIIGDDGDGTEPICAICDEGGELLSCKGRCKRAFHPTIEAGRKSKCVTLGYTAVQVKEMNKFICENCRYEQHQCFKCGELDSSHEPNAKVFQCCKLFCGHFYHPKCAAELLQSHSNGACELENKIAAGMPFPCPVHWCSRPDCKKMEEGTERAMWLAGCRRCPKSYHLDCLPREICFKYGNGGIRAWFLSERNLSKRLIIYCIDHEIDPAMGTPCRDHIKFPALVENKGHGSTESTKFQHSERKPLCRILMMVLRTLKILPNQT
- the LOC125519770 gene encoding protein ENHANCED DOWNY MILDEW 2-like isoform X3 codes for the protein MTIFDDDDDAEPQLKVVDNYYFVKAKNEFVCFSTLPLKFDENDKVSGKGIYLRRYSTDGAPAVYKQVVAWTVALNREQPKISVLSSEGYWIELDLLKPRKIYWKFARSALTTVQMLHFVKRQPRKPMISLSVHLREVFSKFETEEMENALGKHHHIIKRCAERDPALMRSKVLQSFINDTSGKYFECILRSLSTKESFIVVAEPLASGGKGNCDTDSDGNIIGDDGDGTEPICAICDEGGELLSCKGRCKRAFHPTIEAGRKSKCVTLGYTAVQVKEMNKFICENCRYEQHQCFKCGELDSSHEPNAKVFQCCKLFCGHFYHPKCAAELLQSHSNGACELENKIAAGMPFPCPVHWCSRPDCKKMEEGTERAMWLAGCRRCPKSYHLDCLPREICFKYGNGGIRAWFLSERNLSKRLIIYCIDHEIDPAMGTPCRDHIKFPALVENKGHGSTESTKFQHSEEPWLESAHLLVVLRIKKIILLMHLGRIKPSLKPFCMETYKVGFSNWFFMLPRPFSPVALILLILVGPVGFNLDSMYLHFSLISYMHVV
- the LOC125519770 gene encoding protein ENHANCED DOWNY MILDEW 2-like isoform X4 codes for the protein MTIFDDDDDAEPQLKVVDNYYFVKAKNEFVCFSTLPLKFDENDKVSGKGIYLRRYSTDGAPAVYKQVVAWTVALNREQPKISVLSSEGYWIELDLLKPRKIYWKFARSALTTVQMLHFVKRQPRKPMISLSVHLREVFSKFETEEMENALGKHHHIIKRCAERDPALMRSKVLQSFINDTSGKYFECILRSLSTKESFIVVAEPLASGGKGNCDTDSDGNIIGDDGDGTEPICAICDEGGELLSCKGRCKRAFHPTIEAGRKSKCVTLGYTAVQVKEMNKFICENCRYEQHQCFKCGELDSSHEPNAKVFQCCKLFCGHFYHPKCAAELLQSHSNGACELENKIAAGMPFPCPVHWCSRPDCKKMEEGTERAMWLAGCRRCPKSYHLDCLPREICFKYGNGGIRAWFLSERNLSKRLIIYCIDHEIDPAMGTPCRDHIKFPALVENKGHGSTESTKFQHSERKPLCRILMMVLRTLKILPNQEPWLESAHLLVVLRIKKIILLMHLGRIKPSLKPFCMETYKVLHASSAILSCSFDIADSCRSCWL